One Nostoc sp. UHCC 0302 DNA window includes the following coding sequences:
- the aroQ gene encoding type II 3-dehydroquinate dehydratase, which produces MLNSNSQTLSILALHGPNLNLLGQREPGIYGSLTLPEINRLLEEEGVKLQAKLFPVQSNHEGVLVDTIHGALGKHQGILINAGAYTHTSVALRDAIAAVNLPTVEVHLSNIYRREDFRHHSYIAPVAIGQISGFGVQSYLLGLQALVDYLRVTN; this is translated from the coding sequence GTGCTGAACTCTAATTCGCAAACCCTAAGCATCCTAGCACTACATGGGCCAAACTTAAATTTGCTAGGACAGAGAGAACCCGGAATTTATGGTTCTTTGACTTTACCGGAAATTAACCGCCTGTTAGAAGAAGAAGGGGTAAAGTTACAGGCGAAACTATTTCCTGTGCAGTCAAATCATGAAGGGGTTTTGGTAGATACTATTCATGGAGCTTTAGGAAAACATCAGGGAATTCTGATTAATGCAGGCGCTTATACACACACAAGTGTGGCATTGCGTGATGCGATCGCTGCTGTTAACTTGCCTACAGTAGAAGTACATCTGAGTAACATTTACCGCAGAGAAGATTTTCGTCATCATTCGTACATCGCTCCAGTTGCTATTGGGCAAATAAGTGGTTTTGGCGTCCAAAGTTACTTATTGGGCTTACAAGCCTTAGTGGATTATTTAAGAGTTACGAATTAG
- a CDS encoding ADP-ribosylglycohydrolase family protein: MRYSLISRFRGTLLGAFVGESLASTNQTKSHCPDLGNMAVLVTESLIKLGRLDLNDWIARQPQESLHLEADDAVSIKVILATLPVALFFHENPIKLRQNLLAVVQIWGNDPIVRDGTLAIGYAITQSLTEKLDPLTLIPQIISFLGETPTSIPKQLLKVHKLVNQGAGLEKAQAELNKEEKLSNNIAIAFYCFLSTLEDFRLAVLRATLNGDSKVEDDAIRASKYLSLQATGTITGALSGAYNTTQGIPVNLRVLLSQANSTVWGLTDFSQMLKLADALVTVWSGVYSTTVDPDELKEASAMNSEIAPLSVYAAPRVIRSR, translated from the coding sequence ATGCGTTACTCTCTTATAAGTCGGTTTAGAGGCACTTTACTAGGGGCATTCGTAGGGGAAAGTTTAGCCTCAACTAATCAAACTAAGTCTCATTGCCCAGATTTAGGTAACATGGCTGTTCTGGTTACTGAAAGTTTGATAAAGCTTGGCAGATTAGATTTAAATGATTGGATAGCGCGTCAGCCTCAAGAATCTCTTCATTTAGAAGCAGATGACGCTGTTTCAATAAAAGTAATTCTTGCCACATTACCAGTGGCACTTTTTTTTCACGAAAATCCCATCAAACTGCGACAAAATTTGCTAGCTGTGGTGCAAATCTGGGGAAATGACCCAATTGTTCGAGATGGAACACTAGCTATAGGTTATGCAATCACTCAATCCCTAACTGAAAAACTTGATCCTCTAACCCTTATCCCTCAAATAATTTCTTTTCTTGGAGAAACCCCAACATCAATACCAAAACAATTGTTAAAAGTGCATAAATTGGTAAATCAAGGGGCTGGATTGGAAAAGGCGCAAGCTGAGTTGAATAAGGAAGAAAAGCTAAGTAACAATATTGCTATAGCATTTTATTGCTTTCTCAGTACTTTAGAAGACTTTCGCCTTGCAGTTTTACGGGCTACTCTTAATGGCGATTCCAAAGTCGAAGATGATGCTATTCGGGCGTCAAAATATTTAAGTTTACAAGCTACAGGTACAATCACTGGCGCTTTATCAGGAGCATATAACACCACACAGGGTATTCCTGTAAATTTGCGTGTCTTACTCTCACAAGCAAATTCTACAGTATGGGGACTGACGGACTTTTCTCAGATGCTAAAATTAGCTGATGCACTTGTGACTGTGTGGTCAGGAGTGTATAGTACCACTGTAGATCCAGATGAATTAAAAGAGGCATCTGCCATGAATTCTGAAATAGCTCCGCTTTCAGTCTACGCAGCTCCACGCGTTATCCGGTCGCGTTAA